One Dethiobacter alkaliphilus AHT 1 DNA window includes the following coding sequences:
- the argH gene encoding argininosuccinate lyase gives MKLWGGRFAKETDALVEEFNASIPFDKRLYEEDIRGSMAHCRMLANQGIICGDEAEQILAGLAVIKEEMDRGEVEFSLALEDIHMHVEKRLTEKIGPVGGKLHTGRSRNDQVALDMHMYVKKEILETVALIGNLQEALVNLAEDNLDAVMPGYTHLQRAQPVLFAHHLLAYFWMLQRDRERFLDSFGRADWMPLGAGALAGTTFPVDREMVASELGFAKLYENSMDAVSDRDFVLEFLSNSAIMMTHLSRLSEDIIIWNSQEFGFITLDDAFTTGSSIMPQKKNPDVAELVRGKTGRVYGHLMGLLTVLKGLPLAYNKDMQEDKEGLFDTVDTIKICLRLYAAMLRTVEPNKERMYAAVARDFASATDLADYLVRKGLPFREAHAVVGQLVGKCVAENRQLVDLTTEELTEACSHFEDDAKEMLPPEACVEARQSRGGTARSEVEVQIRHAKSLLINENTK, from the coding sequence GTGAAACTTTGGGGAGGAAGATTTGCCAAAGAAACAGACGCCCTGGTGGAGGAGTTTAATGCTTCCATTCCTTTTGACAAGCGTCTCTATGAAGAAGATATCCGCGGAAGTATGGCACACTGCCGCATGTTGGCCAACCAGGGAATTATCTGCGGCGATGAAGCAGAACAAATCCTGGCGGGCCTGGCGGTTATCAAAGAGGAAATGGACCGGGGGGAAGTGGAGTTTTCCCTGGCCCTGGAAGACATTCATATGCATGTGGAAAAACGCCTGACTGAGAAAATTGGGCCGGTGGGGGGCAAATTGCACACCGGGCGGTCCAGAAACGACCAGGTGGCTTTGGATATGCACATGTATGTGAAAAAAGAAATCCTGGAGACGGTGGCCCTAATCGGCAATCTGCAGGAAGCGTTGGTAAACCTGGCTGAGGATAACCTGGATGCGGTGATGCCCGGCTATACCCATCTGCAGCGGGCACAGCCGGTACTCTTTGCCCACCATCTTTTGGCCTATTTCTGGATGCTGCAAAGGGATCGGGAACGTTTTCTGGACAGCTTCGGCCGCGCCGACTGGATGCCGTTGGGTGCCGGAGCCCTGGCCGGAACCACCTTCCCGGTGGATCGGGAGATGGTGGCCTCGGAGTTGGGCTTTGCCAAGCTGTACGAAAACAGTATGGATGCGGTGAGCGACCGTGATTTTGTGCTGGAGTTCTTAAGTAATTCGGCCATTATGATGACGCACTTAAGCCGCCTCAGTGAAGATATTATCATCTGGAATTCTCAGGAGTTTGGCTTTATTACCCTTGACGATGCCTTTACCACCGGCTCCAGCATCATGCCACAGAAGAAAAACCCCGACGTGGCGGAGTTGGTGCGGGGTAAAACAGGACGGGTTTACGGACATCTGATGGGGCTTTTAACGGTGCTTAAAGGACTGCCCTTAGCGTATAATAAGGATATGCAGGAAGATAAGGAAGGCCTCTTTGATACGGTGGACACCATCAAGATTTGCCTGCGTTTGTATGCGGCCATGCTGCGCACCGTGGAGCCCAACAAGGAACGCATGTATGCTGCGGTGGCCCGGGATTTTGCCAGTGCCACCGATCTGGCCGACTATCTGGTGCGCAAAGGCCTGCCCTTTAGAGAAGCGCATGCGGTGGTGGGCCAACTGGTGGGTAAGTGTGTAGCAGAGAACCGCCAGTTGGTGGATTTAACCACCGAGGAGTTGACGGAGGCCTGCTCCCACTTTGAGGATGACGCTAAAGAAATGCTGCCGCCGGAGGCCTGTGTGGAGGCACGGCAGAGCCGGGGCGGTACCGCCAGAAGTGAAGTGGAAGTACAAATCCGTCATGCCAAATCCCTGCTTATCAACGAAAACACAAAATAA
- a CDS encoding FAD-binding oxidoreductase, giving the protein MYQPVTQEIVSRLEEIVGKKNVIFGDAEKLENYSHDELAEKEYAHMPDVVVKPGSADEVSAIMKLANEENIPVTPRGAGTGLSGGGVPAHGGILLSVENMNRILEVDLDNLMVVVEPGVVTNDINEMLAPHGVFFAGYPMSLQSCFVGGNVAENAGGGRAIKYGVTGRYIMGLEVVLPTGEIVEFGGKRVKDVTGYNMVQLMVGSEGTLGIYTKIIIKLLPLPTSKIDLLALFPDVETAINVVPLIMTKGRLIPTGIEFMDRLSISTTHDYLGEKMPYPETNAALLIELDGTNPDQLRDEAMAVSELLMENGVIEVYAAETPDTQEKIWKVRRNIAEAFKAISPVQSLEDIVVPIAQIPKLMPFLAELSEKHDVLIPCYGHAGDGNLHATIVKKAETEIEVWKETLPQVLTELYEKMAELGGTISGEHGIGHKRKKYMPLVVGETEIALMKKIKLAFDPNNILNPGKMFDL; this is encoded by the coding sequence ATGTATCAGCCTGTTACACAGGAAATTGTCTCCCGCTTAGAGGAAATCGTAGGTAAGAAGAACGTTATTTTCGGGGATGCAGAAAAACTTGAAAACTATTCACATGATGAGTTGGCGGAAAAAGAGTATGCCCATATGCCGGATGTTGTGGTGAAACCGGGCTCGGCAGATGAGGTTTCTGCCATTATGAAACTGGCCAATGAGGAAAACATCCCGGTAACCCCCCGTGGTGCCGGCACCGGCCTCTCCGGTGGCGGTGTTCCTGCTCACGGCGGAATTCTGCTCTCGGTGGAGAACATGAACCGCATTCTGGAAGTAGACCTGGATAATCTGATGGTGGTTGTGGAGCCCGGTGTGGTAACAAACGACATCAATGAAATGCTTGCGCCCCACGGAGTATTTTTCGCCGGTTATCCCATGAGTTTACAGTCCTGCTTTGTTGGCGGAAACGTCGCAGAGAATGCCGGTGGCGGACGGGCCATTAAATACGGTGTGACCGGCCGCTATATTATGGGGCTGGAAGTGGTGCTGCCAACGGGAGAAATCGTAGAATTCGGCGGAAAGCGGGTAAAGGATGTAACCGGATATAACATGGTGCAGCTCATGGTAGGTTCCGAAGGGACATTGGGTATCTACACAAAAATCATTATTAAGCTGCTACCGCTGCCCACATCCAAAATAGATTTGCTGGCCCTGTTTCCCGATGTGGAAACTGCCATCAATGTAGTGCCGCTGATTATGACAAAAGGACGCCTGATCCCCACCGGAATAGAGTTTATGGATCGTCTTTCTATCAGTACCACCCATGATTATCTGGGCGAAAAAATGCCTTACCCAGAAACGAATGCGGCACTACTTATAGAACTGGACGGCACCAATCCAGATCAACTCCGGGATGAAGCCATGGCAGTTTCTGAACTTCTGATGGAAAACGGGGTTATTGAGGTGTATGCCGCCGAAACTCCTGATACACAGGAAAAAATCTGGAAAGTGCGCCGTAATATTGCTGAGGCCTTTAAAGCAATTAGTCCGGTGCAGAGTTTGGAAGATATTGTGGTTCCCATTGCGCAGATTCCCAAGTTAATGCCGTTTTTGGCCGAGCTTTCCGAGAAGCATGATGTCCTTATTCCCTGCTACGGCCATGCCGGCGATGGCAACCTGCATGCCACCATCGTTAAGAAAGCGGAAACGGAAATTGAGGTCTGGAAAGAAACTCTGCCCCAGGTTTTAACTGAATTATATGAAAAAATGGCTGAGTTGGGTGGCACAATCAGTGGTGAACATGGCATTGGCCATAAACGCAAAAAGTATATGCCGCTGGTTGTCGGAGAAACGGAAATTGCTTTAATGAAGAAAATTAAGCTGGCTTTTGACCCTAATAACATTCTGAACCCCGGAAAAATGTTCGATCTTTAG
- a CDS encoding FadR/GntR family transcriptional regulator: protein MFKPIKQKRVYEEVLEQIKNLVKQGVLKPGDRLISERELAEQLQVSRASIREAFSALDMMGILESKPGEGTFIRQEPLDSMIKPLALMMTLYQNNSLEVLEIRAILEAGSAALAARRVTPEGLDKIKAALDEMEQDVLSGAIGELPDAAFHLAVVEAADNQVLLRLMNTVSDLIVETMRHSREKLFETPGNKLKLLQQHKEIYRAIAERDSEEAREAMRAHLRFVRKEITTYEEEREENSI, encoded by the coding sequence ATGTTTAAACCAATTAAACAGAAACGTGTCTATGAAGAGGTATTAGAGCAAATTAAAAATTTGGTGAAGCAGGGAGTTTTAAAGCCGGGAGACCGGCTTATTTCTGAACGCGAACTGGCGGAACAACTGCAGGTAAGCCGCGCATCCATCCGCGAAGCATTCAGTGCGCTGGATATGATGGGAATCCTGGAGAGCAAACCCGGTGAGGGTACTTTTATCCGCCAGGAACCCCTGGATTCCATGATTAAACCGCTGGCACTGATGATGACGCTTTACCAGAATAATAGCCTGGAAGTCCTGGAGATTCGTGCCATCCTGGAGGCAGGCAGTGCGGCTTTGGCAGCCCGGCGAGTTACACCTGAAGGGTTGGATAAAATAAAAGCAGCCCTGGATGAAATGGAACAAGATGTTTTAAGCGGTGCCATCGGCGAACTGCCGGATGCAGCATTTCACCTGGCCGTTGTGGAAGCGGCAGACAATCAGGTGCTACTGCGCCTGATGAATACCGTCTCAGACCTGATTGTGGAAACAATGCGTCACAGCAGGGAAAAGCTTTTTGAAACCCCGGGGAATAAGCTGAAGCTGCTGCAGCAGCACAAAGAGATTTACCGTGCCATTGCCGAACGCGATTCGGAAGAAGCACGGGAGGCAATGCGGGCACACCTGCGTTTTGTTCGTAAAGAAATTACCACATATGAGGAAGAACGTGAAGAGAACAGCATCTGA
- a CDS encoding L-lactate permease has product MSVGMLALIAFLPILLTILLMAGLMWPAKRAMPIAWAFAAILALSVWQMEPVRIAAATIEGALGAFNILLIVFGAILLLNTLKNSGAIIAIQQGFYGISKDRRVQAIIIGWIFVSFIEGAAGFGTPAALAAPLLMVLGFPPLAAAMIALIFNSTSVTFGAVGTPVVVGVGNAVDGLLPEAVAMGTFVYDVGVWSAVIHGVFGTFLPLLAICMMTRYFGKNRSFREGLEAAPFAIFGGLAFTVPYFLMAYFVGPELPSVVGALIGMPFVVVAAQKGFLVPKNTWDFPNPNEPEWDEDWGEQADVEAACAQECKMSLGMAWLPYILIAALLLITRLSTETLQPLMRSWRLVWEGILGQPGVNYTLEPLWIPGIVPFVLVAILTIFLHGMKGSEAVDAWKTTFKQLIPATIALVFAVAMVRILVQSGVNQAGIDGMLLTMSRFASQVVGAGWPFVSPFVGVLGAFIAGSNTVSNLLFGGFQYSVAETLGISTTIILALQAVGGAIGNMVAVHNVVAACAVVGNLGQEGKIIRKNLIPAIIYAAGAGALGMLLIYVFSVNVF; this is encoded by the coding sequence ATGTCTGTTGGCATGTTAGCTTTGATTGCATTCTTGCCCATTCTTTTAACCATACTTTTAATGGCAGGCCTGATGTGGCCCGCCAAAAGAGCCATGCCCATTGCCTGGGCCTTTGCAGCCATTTTGGCCCTTAGTGTCTGGCAGATGGAGCCAGTGCGTATTGCAGCGGCAACTATCGAGGGGGCGCTTGGCGCCTTTAATATTCTCTTGATTGTGTTCGGAGCAATTTTACTTTTAAACACATTAAAAAACAGCGGCGCTATAATTGCCATTCAGCAGGGTTTTTACGGGATTAGTAAAGACCGCCGCGTCCAGGCAATAATTATCGGCTGGATCTTTGTCTCGTTTATTGAAGGAGCCGCCGGTTTCGGCACTCCGGCCGCTCTGGCCGCTCCATTGTTAATGGTGCTTGGGTTCCCGCCGCTGGCAGCGGCTATGATAGCTTTGATTTTTAACAGCACCTCGGTTACCTTCGGTGCTGTGGGAACCCCTGTTGTTGTCGGTGTCGGTAATGCAGTGGATGGCCTGTTGCCGGAAGCTGTGGCCATGGGTACATTTGTTTATGACGTGGGTGTGTGGTCCGCAGTGATTCACGGTGTGTTCGGTACATTCCTGCCGCTTCTGGCCATCTGCATGATGACCCGTTACTTTGGTAAAAACAGATCCTTTAGAGAAGGGCTGGAAGCCGCCCCGTTTGCCATTTTTGGCGGTCTGGCTTTTACCGTTCCCTATTTCCTGATGGCCTATTTTGTGGGACCTGAATTGCCTTCGGTTGTGGGCGCTCTAATTGGCATGCCCTTTGTTGTTGTTGCTGCACAAAAGGGGTTTTTGGTGCCCAAGAACACCTGGGATTTCCCCAATCCCAACGAACCGGAGTGGGACGAAGACTGGGGCGAACAGGCCGACGTGGAAGCAGCCTGTGCCCAGGAATGTAAAATGTCGCTGGGTATGGCTTGGCTGCCATATATCCTTATTGCCGCACTGCTTTTAATTACCCGCCTTTCCACCGAAACACTTCAGCCTCTGATGCGCAGTTGGAGGCTGGTTTGGGAAGGTATTCTCGGACAGCCCGGTGTGAACTATACGCTTGAGCCGCTGTGGATTCCCGGTATTGTACCCTTTGTGTTGGTCGCCATTCTCACCATTTTCCTGCATGGCATGAAAGGCTCTGAAGCGGTGGATGCCTGGAAAACCACCTTTAAACAGCTTATTCCCGCCACCATCGCTCTGGTGTTCGCGGTGGCGATGGTGAGGATTCTTGTCCAATCCGGTGTAAACCAAGCCGGCATTGACGGGATGCTTCTGACCATGTCTCGGTTTGCGTCCCAGGTCGTGGGCGCCGGTTGGCCGTTTGTCTCACCTTTTGTGGGTGTGCTGGGCGCCTTTATTGCCGGCAGCAACACCGTTTCCAATCTACTCTTTGGCGGATTCCAGTATTCCGTAGCTGAAACATTGGGAATTTCCACCACCATCATCCTGGCACTGCAGGCAGTTGGTGGTGCCATCGGCAACATGGTTGCCGTTCATAACGTGGTGGCGGCCTGTGCCGTGGTGGGTAACTTGGGGCAGGAAGGTAAAATTATTCGCAAAAACCTGATCCCGGCAATAATCTATGCTGCAGGAGCCGGAGCTCTAGGCATGCTGCTCATCTATGTGTTTTCTGTCAATGTATTTTAA
- a CDS encoding argininosuccinate synthase encodes MKKIILAYSGGLDTSIAITWLKEKYNCEVVAMAADVGQGEELEPLHEKAMKSGASKLYIEDVREEFVRDFVFPMVKSGALYEEKYFLGTAIARPAIAKRLVEVAAKEGADAIAHGATGKGNDQVRFELTIKALAPHLKIVAPWREWEIRSRDDAFDYAEKHGIPLPVTKDKPYSMDRNIWHLSFEGGILEDPDSEPEKEMFILTVDPEDAPDKAEYVEIGFEKGVPVSLNGKAMGPVELLAELNTIAGRHGVGRVDMVENRLVGMKSRGVYETPGGTLLYFAHKEMECLTMDRETMHFKEIAGVKYGELVYYGQWYTPLREALDAFIDRTQQNVTGSVRVKLYKGNMTVAGRKSPHSLYREDLATFGEDVIYDQRDAEGFINLFGLPLKVQGLLENEKKRG; translated from the coding sequence ATGAAAAAGATAATTTTAGCCTATTCCGGCGGACTGGATACGTCCATCGCCATTACCTGGCTGAAGGAAAAATACAACTGCGAAGTGGTGGCCATGGCGGCGGATGTGGGCCAGGGCGAGGAGTTGGAACCGCTGCATGAAAAAGCAATGAAGTCGGGGGCCAGCAAACTCTACATAGAAGATGTGCGGGAAGAGTTTGTCCGGGATTTTGTCTTCCCCATGGTTAAGTCCGGGGCCCTGTATGAAGAAAAGTACTTCCTGGGCACAGCCATTGCCCGTCCGGCCATTGCCAAGCGTTTGGTGGAGGTGGCGGCCAAGGAAGGGGCCGATGCCATCGCTCACGGTGCCACCGGCAAAGGTAACGACCAGGTCCGCTTTGAGCTAACCATCAAAGCGCTGGCGCCGCACTTAAAGATTGTGGCTCCCTGGCGGGAATGGGAGATCCGCTCCCGCGATGATGCTTTTGATTACGCCGAAAAGCACGGCATTCCCCTGCCGGTGACCAAGGACAAGCCTTACAGCATGGATCGCAATATCTGGCACCTCAGCTTCGAAGGGGGTATCCTGGAAGACCCTGACAGTGAACCGGAAAAAGAGATGTTTATTCTCACCGTGGACCCGGAGGATGCGCCGGATAAGGCCGAATATGTGGAGATCGGCTTTGAAAAGGGCGTGCCTGTTAGTTTAAACGGCAAAGCTATGGGGCCGGTGGAGCTTTTAGCCGAGCTAAATACCATTGCCGGCCGTCACGGCGTGGGCCGGGTGGATATGGTGGAAAACCGTCTGGTGGGAATGAAGTCCCGCGGGGTATATGAGACTCCCGGCGGCACATTGCTCTATTTTGCCCATAAGGAAATGGAATGCCTTACCATGGACCGGGAAACCATGCATTTTAAAGAAATTGCCGGCGTTAAATACGGTGAGCTGGTGTACTATGGACAGTGGTATACACCACTAAGGGAGGCGTTGGATGCCTTTATTGACCGTACGCAGCAGAATGTCACCGGTTCTGTGCGTGTTAAGCTCTATAAGGGGAATATGACGGTGGCGGGCCGTAAATCGCCCCATTCCCTCTACCGGGAAGATTTGGCCACCTTCGGTGAAGATGTGATTTATGACCAACGCGATGCCGAAGGGTTTATTAACCTGTTTGGCCTGCCCCTGAAAGTACAGGGTTTGCTGGAAAACGAAAAAAAACGGGGGTAA